In the genome of Flavobacterium panacagri, one region contains:
- the aroC gene encoding chorismate synthase has translation MAGNSYGTLYKVTTFGESHGEALGGIIDGCPPGIQLDFEAIELDMARRKPGQSAIVTQRKEPDAVQFLSGIFEGKTTGTPIGFIIPNTNQKSDDYSHIKDNYRPSHADYVYDQKYGFRDYRGGGRSSARETASRVVAGAIAKQMLPEIKFNAYVSSVGPIHLETPYQELDFSKIESNPVRCPDEKSAAIMEEYIRDIRKQGDTVGGVVTCVIQNVPVGLGEPVFDKLHAELGKAMLSINAVKGFEYGSGFSGSEMKGSEHNDLYNPDGSTQTNLSGGIQGGISNGMDIYFRVAFKPVATIMQTQDSLDNKGNITPMTGKGRHDPCVVPRAVPIVEAMAAIVLADFYLINKTY, from the coding sequence ATGGCAGGAAACAGCTACGGCACCCTATATAAAGTAACAACATTTGGAGAATCTCATGGTGAAGCTTTAGGCGGCATTATTGATGGATGCCCTCCCGGAATACAACTTGATTTTGAGGCAATTGAATTAGACATGGCAAGAAGAAAACCAGGTCAGTCTGCAATTGTTACGCAAAGAAAAGAACCAGATGCAGTTCAGTTTTTATCAGGAATCTTTGAAGGCAAAACTACAGGAACTCCAATAGGTTTTATTATTCCAAATACCAATCAAAAATCAGATGATTATTCACATATAAAAGACAATTACAGACCAAGCCATGCTGATTATGTATACGATCAGAAATATGGATTCCGTGATTATCGCGGTGGCGGAAGAAGTTCTGCGAGAGAAACAGCAAGCAGAGTAGTAGCTGGAGCAATTGCCAAACAAATGCTTCCAGAAATTAAGTTTAATGCTTATGTTTCTTCAGTTGGGCCAATTCATTTAGAAACGCCTTATCAAGAATTAGATTTTTCAAAAATTGAAAGTAACCCTGTTCGCTGTCCAGATGAAAAATCGGCTGCAATTATGGAAGAATATATCCGTGATATCCGCAAACAGGGAGATACTGTTGGAGGTGTGGTAACATGTGTGATTCAAAATGTGCCAGTTGGTTTAGGTGAACCGGTTTTTGATAAACTTCATGCTGAATTAGGAAAGGCAATGCTTTCTATCAATGCAGTAAAAGGTTTTGAATATGGAAGCGGTTTCTCTGGTTCTGAAATGAAAGGAAGTGAACACAACGATTTGTACAATCCTGATGGATCTACACAAACAAATCTTTCTGGAGGAATTCAAGGCGGCATCAGCAACGGAATGGATATTTATTTCAGAGTAGCTTTTAAGCCTGTTGCCACTATTATGCAGACTCAAGACTCATTAGATAATAAAGGAAACATTACACCAATGACTGGAAAAGGACGTCATGATCCATGTGTAGTGCCTCGCGCAGTGCCTATTGTAGAAGCAATGGCTGCAATTGTTTTGGCTGATTTTTATTTGATCAACAAGACATATTAA
- a CDS encoding protease complex subunit PrcB family protein, translated as MKKVISILAIFVFISCGVKKVESSNALYEVLTTQSDGGGNIKFFEILTEPNEIKMLENDPLLADKMKNPNVHDYNYVILNMGEKNTSGYSIDVEKVEETDKNIIITVKENSPAKDAMTMQVISYPYTVVKIHSKKEIIIK; from the coding sequence ATGAAAAAAGTAATTTCGATTTTAGCAATTTTTGTTTTTATTTCGTGTGGAGTAAAGAAGGTTGAAAGCTCAAATGCTTTATATGAAGTTTTGACAACACAGTCTGACGGTGGCGGTAATATTAAATTTTTTGAAATTTTGACAGAGCCAAATGAAATTAAAATGCTGGAAAATGATCCTCTTTTAGCTGATAAGATGAAGAATCCAAATGTTCATGATTATAACTACGTTATTTTGAATATGGGGGAAAAGAACACCAGCGGTTATTCTATAGATGTTGAAAAAGTAGAAGAAACGGATAAAAATATTATCATAACCGTAAAAGAAAATAGTCCTGCGAAGGATGCAATGACCATGCAGGTTATTTCGTATCCATACACGGTTGTGAAAATTCATTCTAAAAAAGAGATTATAATTAAATAA
- a CDS encoding UDP-2,3-diacylglucosamine diphosphatase codes for MKKRNVELVILSDVHLGTYGSHAKELNNYLSSIKPKTLVLNGDIIDAWQFRKSYFPKAHLRVIQRIIGMASKGTKVYYITGNHDEILRKFSDMNMGNFALVDKLVLELDDKKAWIFHGDVFDASVQHSKWIAKLGGLGYDYLILMNRFVNWCLAKLGREPYSFSKKIKASVKKAVKFISDFETTATDLAIEKNYDYVICGHIHEPKIMTKENKHGSTLYLNSGDWVENLTALEYHKKRWKLFSYKASNFIEEENLFEMEDILSSQLISSIILK; via the coding sequence TTGAAAAAAAGAAATGTCGAATTGGTCATTCTTTCTGATGTTCACTTAGGAACTTATGGAAGCCATGCAAAAGAACTAAACAACTATCTTTCAAGCATTAAACCCAAAACTTTAGTCTTAAACGGTGATATAATTGATGCTTGGCAGTTTAGAAAATCTTACTTTCCAAAAGCCCACTTAAGAGTTATTCAGCGCATTATCGGAATGGCTTCTAAGGGAACAAAAGTCTATTACATTACTGGAAATCACGATGAAATACTTCGTAAATTCAGTGATATGAATATGGGGAATTTTGCTTTGGTCGATAAATTAGTTTTAGAATTAGACGATAAAAAAGCCTGGATTTTTCACGGAGATGTATTTGATGCCTCTGTTCAGCACTCTAAATGGATTGCAAAATTGGGCGGATTAGGATACGATTATTTAATTCTAATGAACCGATTTGTTAATTGGTGTCTGGCAAAATTAGGACGTGAACCGTATTCTTTTTCTAAAAAAATTAAAGCAAGCGTTAAAAAAGCCGTAAAGTTTATTTCTGATTTCGAAACCACTGCAACAGATTTAGCTATCGAAAAAAATTACGATTATGTAATCTGCGGTCATATTCACGAACCTAAAATCATGACCAAAGAAAACAAACACGGATCTACTTTATATTTAAATTCAGGAGACTGGGTAGAAAACTTGACTGCGCTTGAGTATCATAAAAAACGTTGGAAACTGTTCTCTTATAAAGCTAGTAATTTTATTGAAGAAGAGAATCTTTTCGAAATGGAAGATATTCTGTCTTCACAATTAATATCATCAATAATATTGAAATAA
- a CDS encoding ABC transporter ATPase yields the protein MYIPFENLPGESRVWIYQSNRKFSEEEFSEIETDLKAFVEQWAAHGTSLEASYLLKYNRFIILAVNQDVQAATGCSIDSSVEFIQSLEKKYDVDLLDKMNVTFKLGEHIAHKPLIDFKKMVKDKAVTENTIVFNNLVNNIEEFNDAWEVPAADSWHSRFF from the coding sequence ATGTATATACCTTTTGAAAATTTGCCAGGTGAATCTAGAGTCTGGATTTACCAATCGAACAGAAAATTTTCTGAGGAAGAGTTTTCTGAAATTGAAACCGATTTAAAAGCTTTCGTAGAACAGTGGGCCGCGCATGGAACTAGTCTTGAAGCTTCTTATTTATTGAAATACAATCGATTTATAATATTAGCCGTAAACCAAGATGTACAGGCGGCGACAGGATGTTCTATCGATAGTTCTGTTGAGTTTATTCAAAGTTTGGAGAAAAAGTACGACGTGGATTTATTGGATAAAATGAATGTTACTTTTAAACTGGGAGAACATATAGCACATAAACCATTAATTGATTTCAAGAAAATGGTAAAAGATAAAGCAGTAACTGAAAATACAATTGTGTTTAATAATCTGGTTAACAATATTGAAGAATTTAATGATGCTTGGGAAGTGCCTGCAGCAGACAGCTGGCATAGCAGATTTTTCTAA
- a CDS encoding dicarboxylate/amino acid:cation symporter: protein MQEITETKKKSFLSGLTGQIIIAMVLGAILGIILHNTISPEAAQAFSNKIKMLATIFIRLVQMIISPLVFTTLVVGIAKLGDIKTVGRIGGKAIGWFFTASFISLLIGLFYVNILQPGVGLKLEHVDMAAASEVTGKTQNLSFDNFVEHIVPKSIVEAMATNEILQIVVFSIFFGLAAASLGSTVKPIIGAFDKLSHIVLKMVNYVMNFAPIGVFGAIAAVFAVRDAEELIITYFKFFGSFLIGISTLWVLLIAVGYIFLKGRMTELLKRITGPLAIAFGTTSSEAVFPKLTEELEGFGVKDKIVSFMLPLGYSFNLDGSMMYMTFASIFIAQFYNVHLDLGTQMAMLLVLMLTSKGIAGVPRASLVVVAATCGMFDIPIEGIALILPIDHFCDMFRSATNVLGNALATSVVGQWEENKE from the coding sequence ATGCAAGAAATTACAGAAACTAAAAAAAAATCATTTCTTTCGGGATTAACAGGGCAGATTATAATTGCGATGGTTCTTGGAGCCATTTTAGGAATTATATTGCACAATACCATTTCGCCGGAAGCAGCTCAAGCATTTAGCAATAAAATAAAAATGCTGGCGACTATCTTCATTCGTTTGGTGCAAATGATTATTTCTCCATTAGTTTTTACTACTCTCGTAGTTGGAATTGCAAAATTGGGAGATATTAAGACGGTTGGAAGAATTGGAGGTAAAGCTATTGGATGGTTTTTTACAGCTTCGTTTATTTCTCTTTTAATTGGATTGTTTTACGTAAATATTTTACAGCCAGGAGTTGGTTTGAAGTTGGAACATGTGGATATGGCAGCCGCTTCTGAAGTTACGGGTAAAACGCAAAATCTTTCTTTTGATAATTTCGTTGAACACATTGTACCCAAAAGTATTGTAGAAGCAATGGCAACTAACGAGATATTACAAATCGTAGTTTTCTCTATTTTCTTTGGTTTAGCAGCGGCATCTTTGGGGTCTACTGTAAAGCCTATTATTGGTGCTTTTGATAAGTTATCTCATATTGTTTTAAAAATGGTAAACTATGTGATGAACTTTGCTCCAATTGGTGTTTTTGGTGCGATTGCAGCAGTATTTGCTGTTAGAGATGCAGAAGAATTGATCATAACTTATTTTAAATTTTTCGGATCTTTTTTAATCGGTATCAGTACTTTATGGGTTTTACTGATTGCAGTTGGTTATATTTTCTTAAAAGGAAGAATGACAGAGCTATTAAAACGTATAACTGGGCCTTTAGCAATTGCTTTTGGAACAACAAGTAGTGAAGCAGTATTTCCTAAATTAACTGAAGAATTAGAAGGTTTTGGAGTAAAAGATAAAATCGTTTCTTTCATGCTGCCTCTTGGTTATTCTTTTAACCTTGACGGAAGTATGATGTATATGACGTTTGCAAGTATTTTTATTGCTCAGTTTTATAATGTGCATTTAGATTTAGGAACGCAGATGGCAATGCTTTTGGTTTTAATGCTTACCAGTAAAGGTATTGCAGGTGTTCCAAGAGCTAGTTTGGTTGTTGTAGCAGCAACTTGCGGCATGTTTGATATTCCGATTGAAGGAATTGCTTTGATTTTACCAATTGACCACTTTTGTGATATGTTTAGAAGTGCTACCAATGTACTTGGAAATGCGTTAGCAACCTCTGTAGTAGGGCAATGGGAAGAAAATAAAGAATAA
- a CDS encoding (Fe-S)-binding protein, with the protein MSESLVVPTMAEMLAEGKQPEVLFWVGCAGSFDDRAKKITKAFVRILNRTNVSFAVLGTEESCTGDPAKRAGNEFLFQMQAMMNIEVLNAYEAKKIVTACPHCFNTLKNEYPELGGNYEVIHHTEFLKSLINDGRLTVEGGQFKGKKITFHDPCYLGRANKVYEAPRDLIQKLDVELVEMKRSKANGLCCGAGGAQMFKDAEPGNKEVNVLRTEDALEVKPDIIAAGCPFCNTMLTDGIKHAHKEGEVKVMDVAELIANAQDL; encoded by the coding sequence ATGTCAGAAAGTTTAGTAGTGCCAACAATGGCAGAAATGCTTGCCGAAGGAAAACAGCCAGAAGTTTTGTTTTGGGTAGGTTGCGCAGGAAGTTTTGATGATAGAGCAAAAAAAATTACCAAAGCATTCGTACGAATTTTAAATCGTACTAATGTATCTTTTGCGGTTCTGGGTACAGAAGAAAGTTGTACTGGTGATCCTGCCAAAAGAGCTGGTAACGAGTTTTTGTTTCAGATGCAGGCGATGATGAATATTGAAGTTCTGAATGCTTATGAAGCAAAAAAAATTGTTACGGCTTGTCCACACTGTTTTAATACATTAAAAAATGAATATCCTGAGTTAGGAGGCAATTACGAGGTTATTCATCATACGGAGTTTTTAAAATCATTAATTAATGATGGAAGATTAACTGTAGAAGGTGGGCAGTTTAAAGGAAAGAAAATTACTTTTCATGATCCTTGTTATTTAGGAAGAGCCAATAAAGTTTACGAAGCTCCTCGAGATTTGATTCAAAAATTGGATGTTGAGTTAGTGGAAATGAAACGTTCTAAAGCAAACGGTTTATGTTGTGGTGCTGGTGGAGCACAAATGTTTAAAGATGCAGAACCAGGAAACAAAGAAGTAAATGTATTGCGTACGGAAGACGCTCTTGAGGTAAAACCAGATATTATTGCAGCAGGTTGCCCATTCTGTAATACTATGTTAACAGATGGTATTAAACACGCACATAAAGAGGGAGAAGTAAAAGTAATGGATGTTGCTGAATTAATAGCAAACGCACAAGATTTGTAA
- the bshA gene encoding N-acetyl-alpha-D-glucosaminyl L-malate synthase BshA, with amino-acid sequence MKIAIVCYPTFGGSGVVATELGLELARRGHEIHFITYSQPVRLALLNPNVHYHEVNVPEYPLFHYQPYELALSSKLVDMVKLYKIELLHVHYAIPHAYAGYMAKQMLKNEGINLPMITTLHGTDITLVGNHPFYKPAVTFSINKSDYVTSVSQSLKDDTLKLFKIKNKIKVIPNFIELDKVKKDPSAPCHRYVMANENERIITHISNFRKVKRIPDIIKIFYNVQKEIPAKLMMVGDGPEKEKAEILCQELGILDKVIFFGNSHEIDKILCMTDLFLLPSETESFGLAALEAMACGVPVISSNSGGLPEVNFDGFSGYLSNVGNVEEMAENALKILKDDKVLNQFKANALEVARKFDIKNILPKYEALYQKAVDDYKYEKH; translated from the coding sequence ATGAAAATAGCAATTGTTTGTTATCCTACTTTTGGAGGTAGTGGTGTAGTAGCCACAGAGTTAGGTCTCGAATTAGCCAGAAGAGGACACGAAATACATTTTATTACATATAGTCAGCCAGTAAGATTGGCACTTTTAAATCCGAATGTTCATTATCACGAAGTAAATGTTCCGGAATATCCATTGTTTCATTATCAGCCTTATGAATTAGCATTATCGAGTAAATTAGTCGATATGGTTAAGTTGTATAAAATTGAGCTTTTACACGTGCATTACGCTATTCCGCATGCGTATGCAGGATATATGGCAAAGCAAATGCTGAAAAATGAAGGAATTAATCTGCCAATGATTACGACACTTCATGGTACTGATATTACTTTGGTTGGAAATCATCCTTTCTATAAACCGGCTGTAACTTTCAGCATTAATAAATCAGATTATGTGACTTCGGTTTCACAGAGTTTGAAAGATGATACTTTAAAGCTGTTTAAAATTAAGAACAAAATTAAAGTCATTCCAAACTTTATTGAGTTAGATAAGGTCAAAAAAGATCCTAGTGCGCCTTGCCATCGTTATGTAATGGCAAATGAAAATGAACGTATCATTACACATATTAGTAATTTTAGAAAAGTAAAACGTATCCCAGATATTATTAAGATTTTCTATAATGTTCAAAAGGAGATTCCGGCTAAGTTAATGATGGTTGGTGATGGACCAGAAAAAGAAAAAGCAGAAATTTTATGTCAGGAATTGGGGATTTTAGACAAGGTGATTTTCTTTGGAAACAGTCATGAAATTGATAAAATTTTATGCATGACCGATTTGTTTTTACTGCCTTCTGAAACAGAAAGTTTTGGTTTAGCTGCATTAGAAGCCATGGCGTGTGGCGTTCCTGTGATTTCAAGTAATTCAGGTGGATTGCCTGAAGTGAATTTTGACGGTTTTTCAGGTTATTTGAGTAATGTGGGAAATGTTGAAGAAATGGCTGAAAATGCTTTAAAAATACTGAAAGACGATAAGGTGTTGAATCAGTTTAAAGCGAATGCGTTAGAAGTAGCTAGAAAGTTTGATATTAAAAATATTCTGCCAAAGTACGAAGCTTTGTATCAAAAAGCGGTTGATGATTATAAGTACGAAAAGCACTAA